The sequence TTTCTGCCGATGGGCGGCAGGTCATGCCGGCTGTCGAAGCGCTCTGTGAGGAATTCACTCGCTTGCAGCGACGGGTGGATGAGATGCGCGGGCTCATGCGCGGCAAAATCTGCATCGGTACGTTTTCGAGCGTGGCGACCCACGTGCTGCCGCCGGTGATTGCGCGCTTTCGCGCCGATCACCCGGACGTCGATTACGAGTTGCTGATGGGCGATTACTCAGAGATTGAACAATGGGTGGCAGAGGGCCGCTGCGATCTGGGCTTTATCCCGCGTGAACCCCGAGAAAACGGCATGGCATCGCGGTCTTTGGTGCGCGACGAGTTGATGGCGGTAGTGCCGGCGGACTCCTCGCTTGCCGCGGCGGAGGTCGTTCCCCTTGCCGATTTGGCAAACGAGCAGTTTATTCTGCTAGAACGCGGCACCGATGACGAGATTACGCCGCTGTTTCGTCGGACGGGACTGACAGTGCGCTCAAAACTGTCGACTTGGGATGACTATGCGATTATGGCTATGGTCGAGGACGGCCTGGGCGTGAGCATTCTACCCGCGCTCATCTTGCGCCGCTGTCAGTTCGATGTTGCCGTGCGCCCACTCGAGGGGCATCCCCATCGCCAGATCAACGCCATATATCGAACGGCCGATGTTTCGCTCGCGGCCGCTCGATTCCTTGAATACCTCTAAACGTGTACACGTCATTGTCCGCTTTGGGACAATTCTCGGGGTTCGGTACATTTTCTTGTGAAATTGAACTTCCGGATAATGCGCCGCGCTATACTGCTGCCTAAATTGAACTCAGGTTCAATTCGTGTTCTATAAATTGAACTTTGCCAGCAAGGAGGTTCTAGTGGCCCAAGAGACGTTTAGCGATCGCCTGCGACAGACTATGTCCGATCGCGACGTTCGCCAGTCGGACGTGATCCGCGCATCGGAGATGCTCGGCAAAAAACTCGGCAAGAGTCAGATGAGCCAATATGTGAGCGGCAAGACGATCCCGCGGCGCGATGTGGCCGAGCTGCTCGCCCGCATTTTGGAGGTCGATGTTACCTGGCTGCTTGCCGGTGACGCCGACCAAGGTGAGACCCCTCCGTCCCGTAAAGTTGCCAAATCCGAACCTAGTCCCTCAGCTCAAATTCCAAGGAGCACCACCATGCGTACTTTTTCTAAATCCACCAAGCTTGATAACGTCCTGTATGATGTGCGCGGTCCCGTCGTCGACGAGGCTGCCCGTATGGAGGACGAGGGCGAGCGCATCCTCAAGCTCAATATCGGCAACCCGGCGCCCTTCGGTTTCCGCACGCCCGACGAGGTCATCAAGGATATGCGTCAGCAGCTGCCCGACTGCGAAGGCTATTCCAACTCGCGCGGCCTGTTCTCTGCGCGCAAGGCGATCATGCAGTACTCCCAGATCAAAGGCCTGCCCAATGTTCAGATGGAGCATATCTACACGGGCAACGGCGTGTCCGAGCTCATTCAGCTTTCGATGAACGCGCTGCTCGACAATGGCGACGAGATTCTGATCCCCAGCCCCGACTATCCGCTCTGGACGGCGTGCGCAACCCTTGCCGGCGGCCATCCCGTGCACTATCTGTGCGATGAGCAGGCGGATTGGTATCCCGACCTGGAGGATATGGAGTCCAAGATCACGAGCGCGACCAAGGCCCTCGTCATCATCAACCCCAACAACCCCACGGGCTCGGTCTATCCGCGCGAGGTGCTCGAGGGCATCGTCGAGGTTGCGCGCAAGCACCAGCTCATGATCTTTGCCGATGAGATCTACGACCGCCTGTGCATGGACGGCTACGAGCACGTCTCGATTGCCTCGCTCGCTCCCGATCTGCCCTGTGTCACCTTTAGCGGCCTTTCCAAGTCGCACATGATCGCGGGCTATCGTATTGGCTGGATGGTGCTTTCGGGCAACCAGCGCTGCATGAGCGACTTCATCATGGGCATCAACATGCTCTCTAACATGCGCCTGTGCTCCAACGTGCCGGCTCAGTCGATCGTCCAGACGGCGCTCGGCGGCCATCAGTCGGTTAACGACTACATCCGTCCCGGCGGCCGTGTCTACGAGCAGCGCAACTTTGTGTATGAGGCGCTCAACAAGATTGACGGCATCTCGGTGGTTAAGCCGCGCGCGGCGTTCTACATCTTCCCCAAGATGGATGTTAAGAAGTTCAACATCACCGATGACGAGCAGTTCGCCCTCGACCTGCTACACGAGAAGAAGATCCTGATCACGCGCGGCGGCGGCTTTAACTGGGCCGAGCCCGACCACTTCCGCATCGTGTACTTGCCGCGCATGGAAGTGCTCAAAGAGTCCCTCGAAGACCTCGCCGACTTCTTTGACCATTACCGTCAGAGCTAGTGGGATAGAAGCTCCGCACTATGAAAAGCTCCCTGCAGTTGTTTTGCTGCAGGGAGCTTTCTTGGATCGGCGGAACTAAATCACTATCCCGTTGCAGTGGTCGATTTCGTGCTGGATGATTTCGGCGGTGTAGCCCGAGAAGTTTTTGATGCGGTGGATGAAGTTCTCGTCCAAATACTCAACCTTAATGCGGCGATAGCGGGTACAGGGACGCTCGCCGATCAGCGAGAGGCATCCTTCGCTCGTTTGATAGGCATTGACCTGCTCAAGAATTTGCGGGTTGTACATCAGGAGCGCCCTGTTGCCGTCCTTTACGCAGATGATGCGTTTGCGCACGCCGATCATGTTGGCGGCGAGGCCCACGCACTCGTGCTCATGCTCGTGGAGCGTATCCAGGAGGTCTTGCCCGATCACGGCGTCGTCGGGTCCCGCGTCTTCGGAAGGCAGGCGTAAAAAGAACTCGGATTTCATGATGGGCTTAATCATGGCGGGCTCCTCATGTCTCATGCTTTCGTGGACTTTTAATAATAGCGCGGAAGGAAAGCTGCGCGTCCGCGTTACAATCTTTCGACGTTGGACCATGTTGTCAGATTCGTCGTGTACGGCGTCTGGCGTAAGTCTAGGGCTCATTTTCGCCCTGGACCGTTCCTCTGGGGCGATGCGATTGTCGTTCTAAGAGGAAGGAATTTCATGGGGACCAAATCCCAAAAGCAAACTCAATCACCGTCGACAGCCTCGGCGATTCTCGTCGTAATGTATGCTGCAGCCTTTGTCGCCGCGTTTAACGAGAACATCATTAACGTGGCGTTGCACGACATTATGGCGGCCTTTTCGGTGAGTGCCACCACGGCGCAGTGGCTTGTTTCGGGCTACATGATCGTGACGTCGATCTTTACGGCCATCATGGCCTTCCTGTCCGGTCGTTTCTCGACACGCAATCTGCTGTTTTTCGCATGCGGATG is a genomic window of Collinsella aerofaciens containing:
- a CDS encoding peptide deformylase, translated to MIKPIMKSEFFLRLPSEDAGPDDAVIGQDLLDTLHEHEHECVGLAANMIGVRKRIICVKDGNRALLMYNPQILEQVNAYQTSEGCLSLIGERPCTRYRRIKVEYLDENFIHRIKNFSGYTAEIIQHEIDHCNGIVI
- a CDS encoding aminotransferase class I/II-fold pyridoxal phosphate-dependent enzyme → MSDRDVRQSDVIRASEMLGKKLGKSQMSQYVSGKTIPRRDVAELLARILEVDVTWLLAGDADQGETPPSRKVAKSEPSPSAQIPRSTTMRTFSKSTKLDNVLYDVRGPVVDEAARMEDEGERILKLNIGNPAPFGFRTPDEVIKDMRQQLPDCEGYSNSRGLFSARKAIMQYSQIKGLPNVQMEHIYTGNGVSELIQLSMNALLDNGDEILIPSPDYPLWTACATLAGGHPVHYLCDEQADWYPDLEDMESKITSATKALVIINPNNPTGSVYPREVLEGIVEVARKHQLMIFADEIYDRLCMDGYEHVSIASLAPDLPCVTFSGLSKSHMIAGYRIGWMVLSGNQRCMSDFIMGINMLSNMRLCSNVPAQSIVQTALGGHQSVNDYIRPGGRVYEQRNFVYEALNKIDGISVVKPRAAFYIFPKMDVKKFNITDDEQFALDLLHEKKILITRGGGFNWAEPDHFRIVYLPRMEVLKESLEDLADFFDHYRQS
- a CDS encoding LysR family transcriptional regulator produces the protein METNVQKMQVLLETVRAGSFTRAAERLSYSQSGVSRMVADLEADWGFKVLDRSREGVALSADGRQVMPAVEALCEEFTRLQRRVDEMRGLMRGKICIGTFSSVATHVLPPVIARFRADHPDVDYELLMGDYSEIEQWVAEGRCDLGFIPREPRENGMASRSLVRDELMAVVPADSSLAAAEVVPLADLANEQFILLERGTDDEITPLFRRTGLTVRSKLSTWDDYAIMAMVEDGLGVSILPALILRRCQFDVAVRPLEGHPHRQINAIYRTADVSLAAARFLEYL